A single Ziziphus jujuba cultivar Dongzao chromosome 11, ASM3175591v1 DNA region contains:
- the LOC107405002 gene encoding protein SRG1 isoform X2, which yields MEENKSIYGSSLLVPSVQELVKKEANLTVPSRYNQLLLSLKISTQLARIGVFSRPIFQLVNHEVSSSLVEKIKTDIQEFFNLPMEEKKKFWQNSGEVEGFGQAFVVSEQQKLDWNDIFLMTTLPVHMRKPHLFPKLPSPFRETLETYSLELKNLAMRILEQMEKALKVKAKEVTELFEGGLQAMRMNYYPPCPEPEQVIGLAPHSDAAGLTILLQVSEVEGLQIKKDGMWAPVKPLPNAFIVNIGDFLEIITNGEYRSIEHRVTINSSDKERLSIATFYSPRFDGEMGPAYSLVNDQSPQKYRRIGVQEFYRDFFKRELDGKSFIDSMRL from the exons atggaagaaaataaatctATTTATGGAAGTTCTCTTCTGGTGCCTAGTGTGCAAGAATTGGTGAAGAAGGAGGCGAATCTCACTGTGCCCTCCAGATAT AATCAGCTGCTTCTGAGTTTGAAAATCTCCACTCAGCTTGCAAGGATTGGGGTTTTTTCCag GCCAATATTCCAGTTGGTAAACCATGAAGTAAGCTCTTCCTTGGTGGAGAAAATAAAGACTGATATTCAAGAATTTTTCAATCTTCCAatggaagagaagaaaaagtttTGGCAAAATTCAGGGGAAGTAGAAGGATTTGGACAAGCATTTGTAGTTTCTGAGCAACAAAAGCTAGATTGGAATGACATTTTCCTCATGACCACTCTTCCAGTCCATATGAGAAAGCCCCACTTATTTCCCAAGCTTCCTTCTCCTTTcag aGAAACCTTGGAAACATACTCATTGGAACTAAAAAATCTAGCAATGAGAATTCTAGAACAAATGGAAAAGGCTCTGAAAGTGAAGGCCAAGGAAGTGACAGAATTGTTTGAAGGTGGTCTTCAGGCCATGAGGATGAACTATTACCCTCCATGTCCTGAACCAGAGCAAGTCATTGGCCTAGCACCTCACTCTGATGCTGCAGGCCTCACCATCCTCCTTCAAGTCAGTGAAGTTGAAGGTCTCCAAATCAAGAAAGATGGAATGTGGGCCCCAGTTAAGCCCTTACCAAATGCCTTCATTGTCAACATTGGAGATTTTTTAGAG ATTATAACGAACGGTGAATATCGTAGCATCGAGCATCGAGTGACTATAAACAGCTCTGATAAAGAAAGGCTATCAATTGCTACATTTTACAGTCCCAGATTTGATGGCGAAATGGGTCCTGCATATAGCTTGGTTAATGACCAATCACCTCAAAAGTATAGAAGGATTGGAGTTCAAGAATTCTATAGGGATTTCTTTAAACGCGAGCTTGATGGAAAGTCTTTTATTGATTCCATGAGATTATAA
- the LOC107405002 gene encoding protein SRG1 isoform X1, translated as MEENKSIYGSSLLVPSVQELVKKEANLTVPSRYVRANQDPILFSSQLCSPQIPVIDLQKLISVESAASEFENLHSACKDWGFFQLVNHEVSSSLVEKIKTDIQEFFNLPMEEKKKFWQNSGEVEGFGQAFVVSEQQKLDWNDIFLMTTLPVHMRKPHLFPKLPSPFRETLETYSLELKNLAMRILEQMEKALKVKAKEVTELFEGGLQAMRMNYYPPCPEPEQVIGLAPHSDAAGLTILLQVSEVEGLQIKKDGMWAPVKPLPNAFIVNIGDFLEIITNGEYRSIEHRVTINSSDKERLSIATFYSPRFDGEMGPAYSLVNDQSPQKYRRIGVQEFYRDFFKRELDGKSFIDSMRL; from the exons atggaagaaaataaatctATTTATGGAAGTTCTCTTCTGGTGCCTAGTGTGCAAGAATTGGTGAAGAAGGAGGCGAATCTCACTGTGCCCTCCAGATATGTACGTGCTAACCAAGacccaattttattttctagtcAACTTTGCTCTCCTCAAATCCCTGTAATCGATCTTCAAAAGTTGATTTCTGTAGAATCAGCTGCTTCTGAGTTTGAAAATCTCCACTCAGCTTGCAAGGATTGGGGTTTTTTCCag TTGGTAAACCATGAAGTAAGCTCTTCCTTGGTGGAGAAAATAAAGACTGATATTCAAGAATTTTTCAATCTTCCAatggaagagaagaaaaagtttTGGCAAAATTCAGGGGAAGTAGAAGGATTTGGACAAGCATTTGTAGTTTCTGAGCAACAAAAGCTAGATTGGAATGACATTTTCCTCATGACCACTCTTCCAGTCCATATGAGAAAGCCCCACTTATTTCCCAAGCTTCCTTCTCCTTTcag aGAAACCTTGGAAACATACTCATTGGAACTAAAAAATCTAGCAATGAGAATTCTAGAACAAATGGAAAAGGCTCTGAAAGTGAAGGCCAAGGAAGTGACAGAATTGTTTGAAGGTGGTCTTCAGGCCATGAGGATGAACTATTACCCTCCATGTCCTGAACCAGAGCAAGTCATTGGCCTAGCACCTCACTCTGATGCTGCAGGCCTCACCATCCTCCTTCAAGTCAGTGAAGTTGAAGGTCTCCAAATCAAGAAAGATGGAATGTGGGCCCCAGTTAAGCCCTTACCAAATGCCTTCATTGTCAACATTGGAGATTTTTTAGAG ATTATAACGAACGGTGAATATCGTAGCATCGAGCATCGAGTGACTATAAACAGCTCTGATAAAGAAAGGCTATCAATTGCTACATTTTACAGTCCCAGATTTGATGGCGAAATGGGTCCTGCATATAGCTTGGTTAATGACCAATCACCTCAAAAGTATAGAAGGATTGGAGTTCAAGAATTCTATAGGGATTTCTTTAAACGCGAGCTTGATGGAAAGTCTTTTATTGATTCCATGAGATTATAA
- the LOC125419642 gene encoding protein SRG1, with amino-acid sequence MGEYISTFGSSLLVPSVQELAKDPIINVPSRYLRPDQDPTVISDHDPLCFPDKIPAVDYYNLISGDSAIASLELEKLHLACKDWGFFQLVNHGISSTLVEKIKTEVQCFFNLPMEEKQKFWQTPGEVEGFGQAFVVSEEQKLDWNDIFFVSTLPVHTRKPHLFPKLPSPFRETLETYSLELKDLAMGILEQIEKALKVKAKEVTELFEGGLQSIRTNYYPPCPQPEQVIGLTPHSDAGGLTILLQVSEVEGLQIKKDGIWVPVKPLPGAFIVNVGDALEIITIGAYRSIEHRATINSEKERLSIATFYSPRFDGEMGPAYSLITEQSPQKYRRIGVEEFFRGLFSRELDRKSYLDSMKL; translated from the exons ATGGGAGAATACATATCAACATTTGGAAGCTCTCTTCTGGTACCTAGCGTTCAAGAACTGGCTAAGGACCCAATTATCAATGTCCCCTCCAGATATCTGCGTCCAGATCAAGACCCAACAGTCATTTCTGATCATGATCCGCTTTGCTTTCCTGATAAAATTCCAGCCGTCGATTACTACAATCTGATTTCTGGAGATTCAGCTATTGCTTCCCTTGAGTTGGAAAAGCTCCACTTGGCATGCAAGGATTGGGGTTTCTTCCAG TTGGTAAACCATGGAATAAGCTCTACATTGGTggagaaaataaaaacagaggTCCAATGCTTTTTCAACCTTCCAATGGAAGAGAAGCAAAAATTTTGGCAAACTCCAGGAGAGGTAGAAGGATTTGGTCAAGCTTTTGTAGTTTCTGAGGAACAAAAGCTTGACTGGAATGACATCTTCTTCGTGTCCACTCTTCCAGTCCATACAAGGAAGCCCCACTTGTTTCCTAAACTCCCTTCTCCTTTCAG agaaaCCTTGGAGACTTATTCATTGGAACTAAAAGATCTAGCAATGGGAATTCTTGAACAAATTGAAAAGGCTCTGAAAGTCAAAGCCAAAGAAGTAACAGAGTTGTTTGAAGGTGGTCTTCAGTCAATAAGGACGAACTATTACCCTCCATGTCCTCAACCAGAGCAAGTCATCGGCCTAACACCTCACTCTGATGCTGGAGGCCTCACCATCCTCCTTCAAGTCAGCGAAGTTGAAGGTCTCCAGATTAAGAAAGATGGCATCTGGGTTCCGGTTAAGCCTCTTCCTGGTGCCTTCATCGTCAACGTTGGAGACGCTTTAGAG ATTATAACTATTGGCGCATATCGTAGCATCGAGCATCGTGCTACTATAAACTCTGAAAAGGAAAGACTATCGATTGCCACATTTTACAGTCCAAGATTTGATGGTGAAATGGGTCCTGCATATAGCTTGATCACAGAACAATCACCCCAAAAGTATAGAAGGATTGGAGTTGAAGAATTCTTCAGAGGTCTATTCTCACGTGAGCTGGATAGAAAGTCCTATCTTGATTCCATGAAATTAtga
- the LOC125419523 gene encoding LOW QUALITY PROTEIN: kunitz type trypsin inhibitor 104-like (The sequence of the model RefSeq protein was modified relative to this genomic sequence to represent the inferred CDS: substituted 2 bases at 2 genomic stop codons): MAVLDTFGQPLERGVEYYINPAISDNGRHFSLVNRNNSXPFYAGXDNVSGPKGYLVTLAPFEEGENVVRETKNFNITFSAFTICAQSTAWKVGEQDPETKRRLIITGDVRSYSNCFFISKEQVGGNVYRIVWCPAELCPTCMFACGNVGALVENGKKLLALDGSVLSIVFEKA; encoded by the coding sequence ATGGCCGTCCTCGACACATTCGGACAGCCTCTTGAACGCGGTGTGGAATACTACATCAATCCTGCCATTTCCGATAACGGCCGTCATTTCTCCTTGGTCAACCGGAACAATTCGTAGCCGTTTTACGCCGGTTAGGATAATGTTTCGGGGCCAAAAGGATACCTTGTAACATTGGCTCCTTTCGAGGAAGGAGAAAATGTGGTTAGGGAGACCAAGAACTTCAACATCACGTTCTCTGCATTCACAATCTGTGCTCAATCGACCGCTTGGAAGGTTGGGGAGCAGGATCCGGAGACGAAAAGGAGATTAATCATCACTGGAGATGTCAGAAGCTATTCAAACTGCTTCTTCATCAGCAAAGAGCAGGTGGGAGGCAATGTCTACAGAATAGTATGGTGTCCTGCTGAACTTTGTCCTACTTGCATGTTTGCTTGTGGAAATGTGGGTGCTCTGGTTGAGAATGGGAAGAAACTATTGGCATTGGATGGTTCTGTGCTTTCTATTGTTTTTGAAAAGgcttaa